The genomic window agcaagggCAAAAGAGACTATTTACCCCTaacttaacaccgttaactcaCCACGGATGTTCGttttttgaaaaggagggtcaaataagcaacctacaaaaagtagggtcaaattggtagttagacttcaaaacagggtcaaataagcaattgccccTTTGTAGGGATAAAAGCATTAGATGGCAATGAAAATTTCTAAATAGTAAAGCATAGAAACTTCAACATGCGGttaatttttttccatattgTAGAATATATTGAGGACCTGAGGCTCCAAAACTGTCGATATGTTCCAAGTATACATCATAGCCCACTAATGAAAACATCAAGGTCTACAAGTTATTTGTAGCATTCTACAGCAAGCAGAAGTTTTAAGAGTAATAAAATTGATGCCTCAATGGCTAAGTTCAGACTATCAATCAAATTACAGCTAAAGACAAGATGAGGGTTTAACTCACAGAACACTGCTGATTTGGATAGAGAAATTAATTGAGTCAAAATAAGTTCTGTTCCCTCATTTCAAGATCAGGTTAACCCAATGAAAAAGTGAAACAAAGCAAACCCATAAGCCATATGTGCTAAGTCAGATATCCTCTTTATATGTAATGTTATTTTGTTAACATAGTCAACTCAGAACTATACCAAACAAAATATCAGGATAGACATAACCTACGCACCTGGCTGAACTAAATTAATTGAACTGGTTTATCTTTAAATCTTTAACACTCTTAGTAACAAACAAGATGCTTCCAACATATAAAAATCCATCATTCTTCAGCAATTCTACACACATATGCCACCCTCCTAAGTTGCTTTCTACTTGCGGGAGTTGTTATACGCTGTACATACTAAACAACCTTGAAATAAGTTAGGTTCTCATGGAAGTAATTCAGTGCATTCATCCAAAATAACATTTGAGTGATACTTGTGCAATTTCAAACGCAAAACATGTATAAACACATACTATGCCAAACAttccaaattaaaatttattgcAAATATTTATTGACCTGAATGCGATAAAGCTCAAAATACTCTCTATCAGAACATGCAAAGAAGAAATTGAATAACAAGATAGCAAAAGATATACTCGCTCCTCTTTCAGTTTTATAATCAAGTAACATAAAAATGACCCTATTATTCCCCATCATCTGGTAAATGTAGTAATTGCAATTGGATGAGTGTTAAGGTAGTTCATAGCCAAAAAATGACCTCAATAACAAGGCCTAACAACTCAAGGAACAGGATAAATATACCACAATGGCTTCCCATATATGCCAATATGGAAAAAGTGATATTTCCTCATTTATCAAGGAATGAGTAAATATTTCCTCTCAATACAATAGTTTCTATTATGTAAAATTTTCAGTTTGGACTTCGGAACATTAGCATTTTAACTTGGATGTCATTCTTGTAAGACAAAACTAAAGTAACAGGAAATAGGTGCACTAAAAGTTACACTTCCAGTTTTTTATTATGTATCAAGTGCCAATTATTCCAGTTAGGAATAACAGCTTTGAACTTATATCTTATCTGCTGGCTAGAATAAACTGAGTAACCGACTAAGGATTCTAGCAATAAGACAATTGTGCAATTGGAACATGGGGGGCAGTTTACAGCTCACATAGATAATTTCCTAATTGGAAAGATTTAACTCAACGATTCCAAGGAAAAGAACTTGCTGCCAATATCTCactatattataattttttacaGTACAGGGATAAATGACTTATCAGTTTTATGATAAGGATAACATACAATGAGTTTTATTGAAATCACCAGGGAGGGGTGGAACCCTGTCTTGTCGATGGAGATCGTGATCCCAAGCTTGGGTCTCTTGAAAACCTTGTCTTTGGAGTGGTTGCAGATGGGGTTGTACCTCTGTAGCTCGCTCGGAGCGACTCATCAATGGTACGAGAGGACTTTGCAATGGCATTCCTAACAAACTTCTGTGCTGCAGGAGAGAAGGTCCTTGGGCTTGCACTTCCTCCCCTCACAGGCGATGGTAGCGGTGGCTTGTGGAACATTTTAGTGCGCTCCTTTATCTTCCTTGCTGCATCCCTTGACAGCAGATGTGCCTTTACATCCCGAGCAGGCGGAGGTGGGATCTTGAAATGCGCCCTATCACTTCCCCCAGAACCACCCGGTGTCTCCTCTGGGTCCAGTCTCAGTGGTGTTCCATCAATCTCACCCCACGTCATGAACGGTGACTCATCCACGCCAGGTGCTGGCGACGGCGTTCTCACAAAACTATACCCATTGTTTGCATTCTTCCCTGACTCAACGTAGAATGGGTTTGGAGTCTTCCTTAGATCCTCCAAATCGTACTTCTTCGCTTTATCAGGATCATGGTATGCCATACCTCCGGGAGTGGAACCTGCAACTGGCGCATAAAGTATAgcagctgcctcctcctcctttgcaCCATCATCAACAGAAGACTTCCCATGGAACCTGGTGTTCGACCTGTCGATCTCCTTGGTCATCCCCTTGAGCCGCTCGGCGCGCTCCTCATCAGTAAGTGGGGCCTCCCCACGGTCTGCCGGGTAGTACATGAGCAGGTTCTTGGCCGTGAACTTGGCACCCTCCAAGGTGCTCGGCGGCTGCCCCGACGTGCCGTACCCATCGGTTATCCTGTCGCGCTTGGCGTCCTCCAACTGGGGCGCCTTCGCCACCTCACCAGGCTCCAGCAGGTGGGCAtagcgctcgcggcggcggtggttcacCTTCTCGAGGATGCGGGAGAAGGACTCGTTGTCCTCGCTGGTGAAGCGGCGGAAGAAGTCGTCGAGCGAGAGCGCGgcctcgacgtcgtcgtcgacgtcggcgccctcgtcgccggcgacggagggGGCGACGGAGGGGGTGGCGAGGAAGGACGGGGAGCGGAGCGCGGTGGAGGTGGCCAGCGTCGGGGTGGGCACGGGGCCGCCCTGGCGCTGGCgctgggcgcggcggcggcgctcgaggaTCTTGAGCTGCGCGTCGCGGAGGACGAGCGGGTCGCGGGAGCGCAGGGCCTGGAGCCAGTCGAGGCGGTCGCggaggcgcggg from Oryza glaberrima chromosome 6, OglaRS2, whole genome shotgun sequence includes these protein-coding regions:
- the LOC127777490 gene encoding uncharacterized protein LOC127777490, whose protein sequence is MLRSPGHSPRHLSPSPAPSTPRPSSPTPSSASASASASASALAAAATTTTSSKRRRPEVLDEDTYVAAVERIIERDFFPDLPRLRDRLDWLQALRSRDPLVLRDAQLKILERRRRAQRQRQGGPVPTPTLATSTALRSPSFLATPSVAPSVAGDEGADVDDDVEAALSLDDFFRRFTSEDNESFSRILEKVNHRRRERYAHLLEPGEVAKAPQLEDAKRDRITDGYGTSGQPPSTLEGAKFTAKNLLMYYPADRGEAPLTDEERAERLKGMTKEIDRSNTRFHGKSSVDDGAKEEEAAAILYAPVAGSTPGGMAYHDPDKAKKYDLEDLRKTPNPFYVESGKNANNGYSFVRTPSPAPGVDESPFMTWGEIDGTPLRLDPEETPGGSGGSDRAHFKIPPPPARDVKAHLLSRDAARKIKERTKMFHKPPLPSPVRGGSASPRTFSPAAQKFVRNAIAKSSRTIDESLRASYRGTTPSATTPKTRFSRDPSLGSRSPSTRQGSTPPW